A region of Coraliomargarita sinensis DNA encodes the following proteins:
- a CDS encoding phosphate ABC transporter substrate-binding protein, producing MKKVSILRSLIAATALITAQANAAETIVVKGSDTLGAKMVPQLAEAFKAKMADRGVEVAFEIAAEGSSTGVASVIDGTAEIGMSSRDPKDKEVAKAKTKGVDMKTITVAKDGIAIIVNEANPLDSISLDEIELIFSGDVTDWSGITAQTGEISAYTRNTSSGTYAVFQKLGMKSRDYGADTQKMAGNEQIAAEVAKNPNGIGYVGLAYINTPGVKVLPVDGHQPDAKAYPLARPLYYLINKAETISPIANDFIGFSMSPEGQAIVNKVHFLSIY from the coding sequence ATGAAAAAAGTATCGATCCTGCGCAGCCTGATTGCTGCCACCGCACTGATAACCGCACAAGCGAATGCGGCCGAGACCATCGTGGTCAAAGGTTCCGACACGCTTGGCGCCAAGATGGTCCCACAACTTGCCGAAGCTTTTAAGGCCAAGATGGCTGACCGTGGCGTTGAAGTTGCTTTTGAAATCGCCGCCGAGGGTTCTTCCACCGGCGTCGCCTCCGTCATCGACGGTACGGCCGAGATCGGCATGTCATCCCGCGACCCGAAAGACAAGGAGGTGGCTAAGGCCAAGACCAAGGGCGTTGACATGAAAACGATCACGGTCGCCAAGGATGGCATCGCCATTATTGTCAACGAAGCCAACCCGCTCGACTCGATCAGCCTGGATGAAATTGAACTGATCTTCTCCGGCGACGTAACTGACTGGTCCGGCATCACGGCTCAGACTGGCGAGATCTCCGCCTATACGCGCAATACTTCCTCCGGCACATACGCCGTTTTCCAGAAGCTGGGCATGAAGTCCCGCGACTATGGCGCTGACACCCAGAAGATGGCCGGTAACGAACAAATTGCGGCCGAAGTGGCCAAGAATCCGAATGGCATCGGCTACGTCGGTCTCGCCTACATCAACACCCCGGGCGTCAAAGTGCTGCCGGTCGACGGGCATCAGCCTGATGCCAAGGCCTATCCTCTGGCCCGTCCGCTTTACTATCTGATCAACAAGGCGGAAACAATCAGCCCGATCGCCAACGATTTCATCGGCTTCAGCATGAGCCCGGAAGGCCAGGCCATCGTCAACAAGGTCCACTTCCTCTCGATTTACTAG